The Novipirellula galeiformis genome contains a region encoding:
- a CDS encoding NAD(P)-dependent alcohol dehydrogenase — MTGTMKAFVMQGLGKVEFVDKPVPEPGPNDAIVKTTRALVCTSDVHTLKGAIGDRHGLTLGHEAVGVVAKLGREVRGFKEGDRVAVNAITPCFHCENCQRGYTSQCGTMLGGWKYANTKDGNFAEYFHVNDANANLTQIPRSVSDDIAVYACDMLSTGFMGAEHANIPLGGTVAIFAQGPVGLMATVGTRLLGAGLVIGVDGVAKRLEMSRHFGADETINYTQGDPVEEIRKLTGGVGVDSTIECLGGQTTFEACVKATRPGGTISVAGYFGHGDSVEIPRVDWGVGMSDKVIRTGLCPGGNVRMSRLLALIERGRVDPSPLTTHRFAFDEVDKALHMMETKEDGVLKPLITFDD, encoded by the coding sequence ATGACGGGAACAATGAAGGCGTTTGTGATGCAAGGACTTGGCAAAGTCGAATTCGTTGACAAGCCGGTTCCCGAACCCGGCCCGAATGACGCGATCGTGAAAACGACTCGAGCACTCGTGTGCACCTCGGACGTCCATACGCTCAAAGGAGCCATCGGAGACCGGCACGGTTTGACACTAGGTCACGAAGCCGTTGGTGTGGTTGCGAAACTTGGCAGGGAAGTTCGTGGTTTTAAAGAAGGTGACCGCGTCGCAGTGAATGCGATCACCCCATGTTTCCATTGCGAGAACTGTCAGCGAGGCTACACGTCGCAGTGCGGAACGATGCTCGGCGGATGGAAGTATGCGAATACAAAAGATGGCAACTTTGCGGAGTACTTTCATGTCAACGATGCAAACGCCAATTTGACACAGATCCCTCGCTCGGTCTCTGACGACATCGCTGTCTATGCTTGCGACATGTTGTCGACCGGCTTCATGGGTGCCGAACATGCGAATATTCCGCTGGGAGGAACGGTGGCGATCTTCGCCCAAGGGCCTGTGGGACTGATGGCAACCGTTGGGACGAGGTTGCTCGGTGCTGGACTGGTCATCGGTGTGGACGGCGTGGCGAAACGTTTGGAAATGTCTCGTCATTTCGGCGCAGACGAAACGATCAACTACACGCAAGGCGATCCAGTCGAAGAGATTCGCAAGCTGACAGGCGGCGTCGGCGTCGATTCGACCATCGAGTGCCTGGGCGGACAGACAACATTCGAGGCGTGTGTGAAAGCGACTCGACCTGGCGGGACGATTTCCGTCGCGGGTTACTTCGGACACGGCGACAGTGTGGAGATTCCTCGCGTTGATTGGGGAGTCGGCATGAGTGACAAAGTCATCCGCACAGGACTCTGTCCAGGCGGAAACGTCCGCATGTCACGCTTGCTCGCGCTAATCGAACGTGGACGAGTCGATCCGTCCCCGTTGACGACACACCGATTCGCGTTTGATGAAGTCGACAAAGCGTTGCATATGATGGAAACCAAAGAAGACGGAGTTCTCAAACCACTGATTACGTTCGATGACTGA
- a CDS encoding phosphoketolase family protein, producing MTTMQDQRTLSPELLHNIDAYWRAANYLSVGQIYLYDNPLLKRPLELADIKHMLLGHWGTTPGQNFVYAHLNRIIKKFDLDMIYVSGPGHGGPSVVANTYLEGTYSEIYPEISQDEAGLRKLFIQFSFPGGIPSHASPECPGSIHEGGELGYSLSHSFGAVFDNPELIVACVVGDGEAETGPLATAWHSNKFLNPASDGAVLPILHLNGYKIANPTVLARIEHEELDQLLRGYGWTPHFVEGDDPELMHEAMATTLDTVIEQIKRIQHNARENGDLTRPRWPMIVLKSPKGWTGPKVVDGVQIEGTFHAHQVPLSDPATHPEHLQQLEDWLRSYRPEELFDDSGRLKTELAELAPQGDRRMGANPHANGGKLLQDLKLPDFRDYAVHVPQPGVQGIGDTHELGRFIRDVVEMNSDEQNFRVFGPDETASNGLEAVFNVTDRQWDARTVANDESLAPAGRVMEMLSEHQCEGWLEGYLLTGRHGLFNCYEAFIHIVDSMFNQHAKWLKVTSGLPWRHKIASLNYLLASHVWRQDHNGFTHQDPGFIDHVVNKKASVVRVYLPPDANCLLSVTDHCLRSRHYVNVVIAGKHPAPQWLTMEAAEKHCAEGIGVWDWASNDDGGEPDVVMACCGDVPTLETLAAVSIMREHLPELKIRVVNVVDLMKLQPQTEHPHGLSDDAFDALFTQDKPVIFAFHAYPWLIHRLTYRRTNHDNFHVRGYKEEGTITTPFDMTVLNDLDRFHLVMDTIDRLPQTGEPEATLKRQLADKLIVHRQYICKHGRDMPEIREWKWSH from the coding sequence ATGACCACCATGCAGGATCAACGCACGCTTTCCCCTGAGCTGCTTCACAACATTGACGCCTACTGGCGTGCAGCCAACTACTTGTCGGTCGGACAGATCTATCTCTACGACAACCCGTTGCTGAAGCGACCGCTTGAACTCGCTGACATCAAACACATGTTGCTCGGCCACTGGGGAACCACGCCGGGACAGAATTTTGTTTATGCCCACCTCAACCGGATCATCAAGAAGTTCGACCTCGACATGATCTATGTCTCCGGCCCAGGCCACGGCGGGCCATCGGTCGTTGCCAACACGTACCTGGAAGGCACGTACAGCGAAATCTACCCCGAGATTAGTCAGGACGAAGCAGGGCTGCGCAAACTGTTCATCCAGTTCTCGTTCCCCGGTGGCATCCCCAGCCACGCTTCACCCGAGTGCCCCGGCTCGATTCACGAAGGCGGGGAGCTTGGCTATTCGCTTAGTCATTCGTTCGGTGCCGTGTTCGACAATCCGGAACTGATTGTCGCCTGTGTTGTCGGCGACGGTGAAGCAGAAACGGGACCGTTGGCGACGGCATGGCACTCCAACAAATTCCTCAACCCGGCCAGCGACGGCGCGGTGCTGCCGATCCTGCATCTCAACGGCTACAAGATCGCCAACCCAACCGTTTTGGCCCGTATCGAACACGAAGAACTCGATCAACTACTTCGAGGCTACGGATGGACGCCGCATTTCGTCGAAGGCGACGATCCGGAGCTAATGCACGAAGCAATGGCAACGACGTTGGACACGGTGATCGAGCAGATCAAGCGTATCCAACATAACGCACGAGAAAACGGAGACTTAACACGTCCGCGTTGGCCGATGATCGTGTTGAAATCGCCAAAAGGTTGGACGGGACCGAAAGTCGTCGATGGCGTGCAGATCGAAGGCACGTTTCATGCACATCAAGTTCCCCTTTCCGATCCCGCGACTCACCCCGAGCATTTGCAGCAATTGGAAGACTGGCTGCGAAGTTATCGGCCGGAAGAATTGTTTGATGATTCGGGGCGTTTGAAAACAGAACTTGCTGAATTGGCCCCGCAGGGAGATCGACGCATGGGCGCGAACCCTCACGCCAACGGCGGCAAGTTACTACAAGATTTGAAGCTACCGGACTTCCGTGACTACGCCGTGCATGTTCCTCAGCCGGGAGTTCAGGGAATCGGTGACACGCACGAACTCGGCCGCTTCATTCGTGACGTGGTTGAAATGAATAGCGACGAGCAAAACTTTCGCGTTTTTGGTCCGGATGAGACGGCATCCAATGGTTTGGAAGCCGTGTTCAACGTCACTGACCGCCAATGGGACGCTCGCACGGTCGCCAACGACGAGTCGCTCGCGCCAGCAGGCCGCGTGATGGAAATGCTCAGCGAACACCAATGCGAAGGATGGCTCGAAGGCTATCTGCTGACGGGCAGGCACGGCCTGTTCAATTGTTACGAAGCGTTCATCCACATCGTCGATTCGATGTTCAATCAGCACGCCAAGTGGCTCAAGGTCACCAGCGGTTTGCCGTGGCGTCACAAGATCGCTTCGCTGAACTATCTGCTCGCCTCGCACGTTTGGCGACAAGACCACAATGGGTTCACGCACCAAGACCCTGGCTTCATCGACCATGTCGTCAACAAGAAAGCGTCCGTCGTGCGTGTCTACTTGCCGCCGGACGCAAACTGCTTGCTGTCGGTCACGGACCATTGTTTACGCAGTCGACACTACGTCAACGTCGTGATCGCGGGCAAGCACCCCGCACCTCAGTGGTTGACGATGGAAGCGGCGGAGAAACATTGTGCCGAGGGAATCGGAGTCTGGGATTGGGCCAGTAACGATGACGGCGGCGAGCCCGACGTGGTGATGGCTTGTTGCGGCGATGTTCCGACGCTGGAAACTCTGGCAGCGGTTTCGATCATGCGAGAGCACTTACCGGAGTTAAAGATTCGCGTGGTCAATGTGGTCGACCTGATGAAATTGCAACCTCAGACCGAGCATCCACACGGCCTGAGCGACGACGCATTCGATGCACTATTCACACAAGACAAGCCAGTCATCTTTGCCTTCCATGCTTATCCGTGGTTGATCCATCGGCTGACGTATCGCCGCACCAACCACGATAACTTTCACGTTCGCGGTTACAAGGAAGAAGGAACGATCACCACACCATTCGACATGACCGTGCTGAACGACCTCGACCGATTCCACTTGGTCATGGACACGATCGACCGCTTGCCGCAAACCGGCGAACCAGAAGCCACGCTGAAACGACAGCTCGCCGACAAACTGATCGTGCACCGGCAGTACATCTGCAAGCACGGTCGCGACATGCCCGAGATTCGCGAGTGGAAATGGAGTCATTGA
- the glgP gene encoding alpha-glucan family phosphorylase codes for MSTNPRHVHPIYDLLPVEIDGFDSLAELALDLRSSWNHATDEVWRRLDAELWEITHNPWVVLQTVSRKRIEHVLDDTEFRSKVAELVKARRQAAEQPAWFQQTHGDKSVTGVMDATTSPAVRDSLPRPLQIKTDSIPHPLPMVAYFSMEFMLSDALPIYSGGLGNVAGDQLKAASDLGVPVVALGLLYQQGYFRQAIDNEGQQHALYPYNDPGQLPIRPLRDADGEWLRLRIKLPGYSVWLRAWQVQVGRVKLYLLDSNDAANFPEHRGITSELYGGGPELRLKQEMILGIGGWRLLTELGIAPDVCHLNEGHAAFAVLERARCFMETSGQPFEVALAVTRAGNLFTTHTAVAAGFDRFAPNLIEQYLGPYAQTSLGISVEDLLALGRQNPGDASETFNMAYLAIRGSGSVNGVSRLHGQVSRRIFEPLFRNWPEDDVPVGHVTNGVHMPSWDSAAADEVWTHSCGKDRWLGTSETLECDICQVSDEQLWQFRVDSTHALVDYARHRLSRQLAGSGASPEEVEAAKHLFDPNTLTLGFARRFATYKRPNLLLHDPERLLRLLTNTERPVQLIIAGKAHPADNAGQDLIRQWIEFIRHPGARQHVIFLSDYDMSLTEHLVQGSDVWVNTPRRPWEASGTSGMKVLVNGGINLSERDGWWAEAYTPEVGWAIGDGQEHGDDPAWDVIEAEQLYNVLENDVIPEFYDRNEQGIPAKWLSRMRASMSQLTPQFSAVRTVREYTEQHYLPAATAYRNRSALGGTVGTNIVHWERSLREKWASLKFGDLRTVSNDEEHDFEVDVYLDGLDPSFVRVELFADAVNDESTIRQEMTRTSMPEGANANWATYRAAVSATRPTTDFTPRIVPKHESVNVPLELDLIRWQR; via the coding sequence ATGTCCACGAACCCGCGACACGTGCACCCGATCTACGATCTCCTGCCCGTTGAAATCGACGGCTTTGATTCGCTGGCCGAGTTGGCGCTGGACTTGCGGTCGTCGTGGAATCACGCGACCGACGAGGTTTGGCGTCGACTGGATGCTGAGCTTTGGGAGATCACTCACAATCCGTGGGTGGTGCTGCAAACAGTGTCGCGGAAGCGCATCGAGCACGTTTTGGACGATACCGAGTTTCGTAGCAAAGTGGCTGAATTGGTGAAGGCTCGTCGGCAAGCGGCAGAACAACCAGCGTGGTTTCAGCAAACCCATGGTGACAAGTCCGTAACGGGCGTCATGGATGCGACTACGAGTCCTGCGGTGCGAGACTCGTTGCCTCGTCCACTACAAATTAAAACGGACTCGATACCTCATCCACTACCAATGGTGGCGTACTTCAGCATGGAGTTCATGCTCAGTGACGCATTGCCGATCTATTCCGGAGGTCTGGGAAACGTCGCGGGCGATCAGTTGAAAGCGGCCAGCGATCTGGGCGTGCCGGTTGTTGCACTCGGCTTACTCTATCAACAAGGCTACTTTCGGCAAGCGATCGACAACGAAGGACAGCAACACGCGCTGTATCCGTACAACGACCCTGGTCAGTTGCCGATCCGACCCCTTCGCGACGCGGATGGAGAGTGGTTGCGATTGAGAATCAAACTGCCGGGTTACTCGGTTTGGTTGCGTGCTTGGCAGGTTCAGGTGGGGCGTGTGAAGTTGTACTTGCTCGATAGCAACGACGCCGCCAACTTCCCAGAGCATCGAGGAATCACGAGCGAGCTGTATGGTGGCGGACCCGAGTTGCGGCTGAAGCAAGAGATGATCTTGGGGATCGGTGGCTGGCGGTTGCTGACGGAGCTTGGGATTGCTCCGGACGTGTGTCACTTGAACGAAGGACACGCGGCGTTTGCTGTTTTGGAACGCGCCCGCTGCTTTATGGAAACATCGGGCCAGCCTTTCGAGGTGGCATTAGCAGTGACGCGGGCGGGAAATCTGTTCACGACGCACACCGCCGTGGCAGCCGGCTTCGATCGCTTTGCACCGAACTTAATCGAGCAGTACCTAGGGCCATATGCGCAAACGAGTCTCGGTATTTCAGTCGAAGACCTGCTAGCACTCGGTCGGCAAAACCCCGGTGACGCATCGGAGACGTTTAACATGGCGTACTTGGCGATCCGTGGAAGCGGCAGTGTCAATGGTGTGAGTCGGTTGCATGGCCAGGTAAGCCGCCGAATCTTCGAGCCATTGTTTCGTAATTGGCCCGAGGACGATGTACCGGTGGGACACGTGACCAACGGCGTTCACATGCCGAGTTGGGATTCGGCGGCAGCGGACGAGGTGTGGACGCATTCCTGTGGCAAGGATCGTTGGCTTGGAACGAGCGAAACGTTGGAGTGTGATATTTGCCAGGTTTCGGATGAGCAACTGTGGCAATTTCGAGTGGATTCAACTCACGCGCTGGTCGACTACGCCCGCCACCGTCTGTCGCGTCAGTTGGCGGGTTCGGGGGCGTCGCCGGAGGAAGTCGAAGCGGCCAAGCACCTGTTTGATCCGAACACATTGACGCTTGGTTTTGCTCGTCGATTCGCAACTTACAAACGGCCGAATTTGCTTTTGCATGATCCGGAGCGGTTGCTGCGTTTGTTGACCAACACCGAGCGTCCGGTGCAACTCATTATCGCTGGCAAGGCACATCCAGCGGACAACGCCGGGCAAGACCTGATTCGCCAATGGATTGAGTTCATTCGACATCCGGGCGCGCGACAGCATGTGATTTTCTTGAGCGACTACGACATGTCGCTCACCGAGCATCTCGTCCAAGGCTCGGACGTTTGGGTTAACACACCTCGCCGTCCCTGGGAAGCGAGCGGAACCAGCGGCATGAAGGTGCTGGTCAACGGCGGGATCAATCTGTCGGAACGGGACGGGTGGTGGGCCGAGGCTTATACGCCGGAAGTTGGCTGGGCGATCGGCGACGGCCAGGAGCACGGCGATGACCCAGCTTGGGACGTCATCGAAGCCGAACAACTTTACAACGTGCTTGAAAACGACGTCATTCCGGAATTTTACGACCGCAACGAGCAAGGCATTCCCGCTAAGTGGTTGTCTCGAATGCGGGCCAGCATGTCGCAACTGACTCCGCAATTTTCGGCCGTTCGCACGGTCCGCGAATACACCGAGCAACACTATTTGCCTGCGGCGACTGCCTATCGTAATCGTTCGGCGCTCGGCGGCACCGTGGGGACGAACATTGTCCATTGGGAACGCTCACTTCGTGAAAAGTGGGCTTCGTTGAAGTTTGGCGATCTTAGAACCGTATCCAACGACGAGGAGCATGACTTTGAAGTCGACGTGTATCTGGATGGGCTTGATCCGAGCTTTGTTCGAGTCGAACTATTCGCTGATGCAGTCAATGACGAATCAACCATTCGACAAGAAATGACACGAACCAGCATGCCGGAGGGGGCAAATGCAAACTGGGCGACCTATCGCGCCGCAGTATCGGCAACGCGCCCAACCACAGACTTCACGCCGCGAATCGTGCCAAAACACGAAAGCGTCAATGTGCCGTTGGAACTCGACCTGATTCGGTGGCAACGATGA
- a CDS encoding SpoIIAA family protein, with protein sequence MSVELCEVQLGKYLEIQISGKLDKEAYELFVPSVERQIEECGKIRILFAMHDFHGWDAGAMWEDIKFDVKHFNDIERLAIVGEKKWERGMAVFCKPFTTAKIRYFDVSEIDQARQWLAE encoded by the coding sequence ATGTCGGTCGAATTGTGTGAAGTCCAGCTAGGAAAGTATCTGGAGATTCAAATCTCTGGGAAGCTTGACAAAGAAGCATACGAATTGTTCGTGCCGTCGGTGGAACGTCAGATTGAAGAGTGCGGCAAGATTCGTATTTTGTTTGCGATGCACGATTTTCATGGCTGGGATGCCGGGGCGATGTGGGAAGACATCAAGTTCGACGTTAAACATTTTAATGACATCGAACGACTAGCGATCGTCGGGGAGAAGAAATGGGAACGCGGCATGGCGGTGTTCTGCAAGCCGTTCACGACAGCCAAGATTCGTTATTTTGATGTCAGCGAAATTGATCAAGCACGCCAGTGGTTGGCAGAATAG
- the gpmA gene encoding 2,3-diphosphoglycerate-dependent phosphoglycerate mutase: MTEPPNKTLVLLRHGQITWNAENRFTGWTDVGLSELGHVEAVEAGRRLLHDGLQFDIAFTSVLKRAIKTVWLALEEMDQMWIPVHRSWRLNERHYGSLQGQFKHEVAKKVGEEQVQRWRRSFDVRPPALSEGDKRFPGNDRRYASLDPAQLPCGESLKDTIERALPYWHETIVPAFASADSILIVAHGNTLRALIKYLKGLTDEKVVGLEVPTGEPVVYRFDHELRLQQLPTFAHSMSRCAHGCSPRSRFRDFFSLASHLRSHCSSISFQQRLTKKR; the protein is encoded by the coding sequence ATGACTGAGCCGCCCAACAAAACGCTGGTGCTACTCCGACATGGCCAGATCACCTGGAACGCGGAAAACCGCTTCACTGGCTGGACCGACGTTGGATTGTCTGAGCTCGGCCATGTTGAAGCAGTGGAAGCGGGGCGAAGATTGCTCCACGATGGATTGCAATTCGACATCGCGTTCACATCCGTGCTTAAACGAGCGATCAAAACGGTTTGGTTGGCCCTCGAAGAGATGGATCAAATGTGGATTCCCGTTCATCGCAGTTGGCGATTGAACGAACGGCACTATGGATCACTGCAAGGCCAATTCAAACACGAAGTGGCAAAGAAGGTCGGCGAAGAGCAGGTGCAACGGTGGCGGCGTAGTTTCGATGTTCGTCCACCCGCTTTGTCTGAAGGCGACAAACGTTTTCCGGGAAACGACCGTCGCTACGCTAGCCTCGATCCGGCGCAGTTGCCGTGTGGTGAAAGTCTCAAGGACACCATCGAGCGAGCGTTGCCGTACTGGCACGAAACGATCGTGCCTGCGTTCGCATCTGCTGACTCAATCTTGATCGTCGCCCACGGCAATACGTTGCGAGCACTCATCAAGTACCTCAAGGGTCTTACGGATGAGAAGGTTGTCGGACTGGAGGTGCCCACTGGCGAGCCAGTCGTCTACCGCTTCGATCATGAACTCCGATTGCAGCAGTTGCCCACATTCGCACATTCGATGTCTAGGTGCGCACATGGATGTTCTCCCCGGAGCCGTTTTCGCGATTTTTTCAGTTTGGCATCGCATCTGCGTAGCCACTGTTCCTCGATCAGTTTTCAACAACGATTAACCAAAAAGAGGTGA